The DNA window CCGTGAGCAACCTCCTCGCTCATGGCGACGCACTCTCCGTGTGCGCCGCGCTCCCTCCGGACCTGCGCTTCGATCTCGTCTACCTCGATCCTCCCTACGGCCTGGGTACGACCATGAGCGCGCGGAGCGAAGGCGGGCAGAGCCGAGGTCGGAAGTCTGCCAGGAGCGGCCCCAGCGCCTACGACGACCCCTCCGGCGCCGACGCGTTGCTCTCGATGCTGGAGCCGCGTCTCGCGGCGATCCGTGAGCGCATGGCCACCCACGCGACACTCTGGCTCCACCTCGACCACCGCGCCGTGCACGAGGCGAAAGGCCTTTGCGACCGTCTGTTCGGGCGAGGAGCTTGCCTGGGAGAGGTGATCTGGGCGCCTGGCAACGGCAGCCGGGGGGCGCGGGGTTTTGCCATCACCCACCAGACCCTGCTGCTCTATGCGCGCTCACCCAAGGAGCGCGGCCTGGTCATCTACAATGCCGATGATCCTGCGCTGCGTGAGCCTTATGCGGCGACCAGCTTGGCCATGCACTTTCACCATGAAGACGAGGCAGGACGTCGTTACCGAGAGCGCGTGATCAACGGGAAGGCCTACCGCTACTACGCGGATGAAGGACGGCGCATGGGGAGCGTGTGGACCGACATCCCGGCGATGGTGGCGAACACGCCGCTGCGTCGCGAGGCGACGGGCTACCCGACGCAGAAGCCAGAAAAGCTCC is part of the Chondromyces crocatus genome and encodes:
- a CDS encoding DNA-methyltransferase, coding for MSNLLAHGDALSVCAALPPDLRFDLVYLDPPYGLGTTMSARSEGGQSRGRKSARSGPSAYDDPSGADALLSMLEPRLAAIRERMATHATLWLHLDHRAVHEAKGLCDRLFGRGACLGEVIWAPGNGSRGARGFAITHQTLLLYARSPKERGLVIYNADDPALREPYAATSLAMHFHHEDEAGRRYRERVINGKAYRYYADEGRRMGSVWTDIPAMVANTPLRREATGYPTQKPEKLLERIIRATSHPGQVVADLMCGSGTSLVAAARLGRRFVGGDRGELAFETTRARLSRESVPVEIVPCPG